Within the Aeromicrobium sp. Root236 genome, the region GCCATCTGGGCCGAGGAGCTGAGCAAGCTCAACGCGGCGCTCGCGTCGTGCATGGCGATCCATGCCGACATCGCGGTGCCCTACATCGTCGACCTGGCCACCGAAGAGCAGAAGCAGCGCTGGCTGCCCGGCTGCGCGACCGGTGAGATCGTCACGGCGATCGGCATGACTGAGCCCGGCGGCGGCTCCGACCTTGCTGCGCTCAAGACCACCGCGGTGCGTGACGGCGACGAGTGGGTCATCAACGGCTCCAAGACGTTCATCACCAACGGCTACTCCGCCGACCTCGTGCTCACCGCGGTCCGTACGTCCCCCGACAAGGGGGCCAAGGGCATCACGCTGTTCGGGCTCGAGGCGACCGACGAGGGCTTCAGCCGGGGCCGCAAGCTCGACAAGGTCGGGCAGAGCGAGGCCGACACGTCCGAGCTGTTCTTCGAGAACGTGCGCGTCGGCGACGACCGGATCATCGGCGAGGTCGACCGCGGCTTCATCTACATGATGGAGCGGCTCCCGCAGGAGCGACTGACCTGCGCCGTGTCCAACGTGGCCCACGCCAAGCAGATCCTCGCCGAGACGATCCAGTACGCCCACGACCGGGTCGCGTTCAAGCAGCCGATCGGCAGCCTGCAGCACAACAAATTCCTGCTCGCGGAGCTGGTGACCAAGATCGAGGTCGCCGAGGCGTACGTCGACCAGGCCGTGCTCGCCCACAGCAACGGTGAGGCGACCGCGATCGACGCGGCCAAGGCCAAGTGGTGGTCGTCGGAGATCCAGAACGACGTCCTCGACCACTGCGTCCAGCTGCACGGCGGATACGGCTTCATGAACGAGTACCGTGTCGCGCGTGCGTGGCGCGATGCCCGCGTCAGCAAGATCTGGGCCGGATCCAACGAGATCATGAAAGAGCTCATCGGCCGCGACCTCGGATTCTGAGGCCGGACCACCCATCAGGAAGGCAACGCAATGCCCGAAGCAGTCATCGTCTCCACCGCCCGTTCGCCCATCGGCCGAGCCGTCAAGGGATCGCTCAAGGACATGCGTCCCGACGACCTCTCGGTCATGATGCTCGAGGCCGCGCTCGCCAAGGTCCCCGAGCTCGACCGGCGTGACATCGTCGACCTGCACCTGGGCGTCGGCCAGCCGGCGGGTGAGTCGGGCAACAACCTCGGACGCATCGTCGCCGTGCAGGCCGGCATGGACCACGTGCCCGGCGTCACGGTCAACCGCTACTGCTCGTCGAGCCTGCAGACCACGCGGATGGCGTTCCACGCGATCAAGGCCGGCGAGGGCGACGTGTTCCTGTCGCTCGGCGTCGAGACCGTCAGCCGGTTCGCCAACGGCATGGCCGACATGGCAGCCGCGCACAACCCGCTCTTCGACGAGGCGGTCAGCCGTACGGACAAGCGTGCCCAGGGCGGCGCCGAGGCGTGGCACGACCCGCGCGAGGACGGCACGCTGCCCGACGCCTACATCGCGATGGGCCAGACCGCCGAGAACGTCCAGCAGCTCATCGGCATGAGCCGCCAGGAGCAGGACGAGTTCGGCGTACGCAGCCAGAACCTCGCCGAGAAGGCTCTTGCCGACGGCTTCTGGGCCAAGGACATCACGCCGGTGACGCTGCCCGACGGCACCGTCGTCAGCACGGACGACGGACCCCGCGCCGGCGTCACGTACGAAGCGGTGTCGCAGCTCAAGCCCGTGTTCCGTCCCGACGGCACGATCACGGCCGGCAACTGCTGCGCGCTCAACGACGGCGCAGCCGCAGTCGTCATCATGAGCGACACCAAGGCCAAGGAGCTGGGCCTCACCCCGCTGGCCCGCATCGTCTCGACGGGCGTCACGGGTCTGTCCCCGGAGATCATGGGCCTCGGCCCGGTCGAGGCGGTCAAGCAGGCGCTGCGCCACGCCGGCATGGGCATCGACGACATCGACCTGTTCGAGATCAACGAGGCGTTCGCGGTCCAGGCGCTTGGCTCGGCGCAGGCGCTCGGCATCGACATCGACAAGCTCAACGTCAACGGCGGCGCCATCGCGGT harbors:
- a CDS encoding acetyl-CoA C-acetyltransferase, translating into MPEAVIVSTARSPIGRAVKGSLKDMRPDDLSVMMLEAALAKVPELDRRDIVDLHLGVGQPAGESGNNLGRIVAVQAGMDHVPGVTVNRYCSSSLQTTRMAFHAIKAGEGDVFLSLGVETVSRFANGMADMAAAHNPLFDEAVSRTDKRAQGGAEAWHDPREDGTLPDAYIAMGQTAENVQQLIGMSRQEQDEFGVRSQNLAEKALADGFWAKDITPVTLPDGTVVSTDDGPRAGVTYEAVSQLKPVFRPDGTITAGNCCALNDGAAAVVIMSDTKAKELGLTPLARIVSTGVTGLSPEIMGLGPVEAVKQALRHAGMGIDDIDLFEINEAFAVQALGSAQALGIDIDKLNVNGGAIAVGHPFGMTGARITSTLINSLQHHDKQFGVETMCVGGGQGMAMVLERLS
- a CDS encoding acyl-CoA dehydrogenase family protein, with product MRRTIYDQDHEAFRDSCAAFLAKHVTPNLETYLEEKALPRDFWLAAGAEGFLGLEIPEELGGAEAGDFRFNAIWAEELSKLNAALASCMAIHADIAVPYIVDLATEEQKQRWLPGCATGEIVTAIGMTEPGGGSDLAALKTTAVRDGDEWVINGSKTFITNGYSADLVLTAVRTSPDKGAKGITLFGLEATDEGFSRGRKLDKVGQSEADTSELFFENVRVGDDRIIGEVDRGFIYMMERLPQERLTCAVSNVAHAKQILAETIQYAHDRVAFKQPIGSLQHNKFLLAELVTKIEVAEAYVDQAVLAHSNGEATAIDAAKAKWWSSEIQNDVLDHCVQLHGGYGFMNEYRVARAWRDARVSKIWAGSNEIMKELIGRDLGF